The Gordonibacter urolithinfaciens genome contains a region encoding:
- a CDS encoding cation-translocating P-type ATPase translates to MEPRTTPSPAAPEGTAAAAAPSPRAEAAATPWHAKPTDVVLAALETSPDGLTDAEARRRLAQNGPNELASKPPKTLGAMVREQLGDPMVLILVVAAVLSALLREWAEAGIIFAIVVVNAVIGIVQERKAQSSLEALRSLSAPTARVVRGGAEEILPARDLVLGDVVLLDDGSMVPADLRLLDSASLRAQEASLTGESVPSEKDADAAVAPGAPLGDRSTMAFATSIVTGGRGRGVVTATGMGTEVGQIAGLLEGDEELDTPLKRKLASFGKLLTIVGVAAALAVVAIGLAYGRPFVPLLLLAVSLAISVIPESLPATATIVMALGVQRMARHEALVRRLPAVETLGGATVICTDKTGTLTENRMSVVRVALGPDLDRDTAQEPAAALAAHPALFGDLAFVAALCNDASFAEGEEAPGAAGNGGAEGERGPTEGGRPPAAAADGTAAPDAVIGDPTEGALLVMARDIGVDPAALRASYPRLAERPFDSDRKRMATVHEREGQVVAAVKGALDGLLPRCAFVMDDDGPRPITDDDRAHAIEVAARLSDEALRVLAFATRALPAVPGDEEDIERELVLVGLVGMMDPPRPDVRAAVDTCRTAGVRTVMITGDHAATARAIGEELDIYRPGDLVVTGEELEEMDDAALDDAVRRASVFARVSPYHKLRIVRALKHDGEVTAMTGDGVNDAPALKAADIGVAMGITGTDVAKDAADMVLLDDRFTTIVYAVREGRRVHRNIQKVVQFLVADNLAEIVVLLAAVALNWNAPLTAVMILWVNLTTATLPALALGVEPASRHIMEHPPLRAGTLLEGRQARRVVFQGLFVAAFALLAFVVGREAGGDAVGRTMAFGVLAFSQVLRAVNQRSDTDPVWDREGGRNPQLAWAVAASTALMLVVLLVPPVREAFGGAAMDAWQWATVLGLAFLSLVQTEAAKAIGRWRARRGQGTAGLRG, encoded by the coding sequence ATGGAACCCCGCACCACGCCCTCCCCTGCCGCGCCCGAGGGCACGGCCGCCGCAGCAGCCCCCTCCCCGCGCGCAGAGGCCGCGGCAACCCCCTGGCACGCAAAGCCCACCGACGTCGTGCTCGCGGCGCTCGAGACCTCGCCGGACGGCCTGACGGACGCCGAGGCACGCCGCCGCTTGGCCCAGAACGGACCCAACGAGCTGGCCTCGAAACCGCCCAAGACGCTCGGCGCCATGGTGCGCGAGCAGCTGGGCGACCCCATGGTGCTCATCCTCGTGGTGGCGGCCGTGCTCTCGGCGCTTTTGCGGGAGTGGGCCGAGGCGGGCATCATCTTCGCCATCGTGGTGGTGAACGCCGTGATAGGCATCGTGCAGGAGCGCAAGGCGCAGTCGTCGCTCGAGGCGCTGCGGTCGCTCTCCGCGCCCACGGCCCGCGTCGTGCGCGGCGGCGCCGAGGAGATCCTGCCCGCCCGCGATCTCGTGCTGGGCGACGTGGTGCTGCTGGACGACGGCAGCATGGTGCCCGCCGACCTGCGCCTGCTGGACTCGGCGAGCCTGCGCGCGCAGGAGGCCTCGCTCACCGGCGAGTCGGTGCCCTCCGAGAAGGACGCCGATGCGGCGGTCGCCCCCGGCGCGCCGCTCGGCGACCGCTCCACCATGGCCTTCGCCACGTCCATCGTCACGGGCGGGCGAGGACGGGGCGTGGTGACAGCCACGGGGATGGGCACCGAGGTCGGCCAGATCGCGGGGCTTTTGGAGGGCGACGAGGAGCTGGACACGCCGCTCAAGCGCAAGCTGGCCTCGTTCGGCAAGCTGCTCACCATCGTGGGCGTGGCGGCCGCGCTGGCCGTGGTGGCCATCGGCCTGGCCTACGGCCGGCCGTTCGTGCCGCTTCTGCTGCTGGCCGTGTCGCTGGCCATCTCCGTCATCCCCGAGAGCCTGCCCGCCACGGCCACCATCGTCATGGCGCTGGGCGTGCAGCGCATGGCGCGGCACGAGGCGCTCGTGCGGCGGCTGCCCGCCGTGGAGACGCTCGGCGGCGCCACCGTCATCTGCACGGACAAGACCGGCACCCTCACCGAGAACCGCATGAGCGTCGTGCGCGTGGCGCTGGGCCCGGACCTCGACCGCGACACGGCCCAGGAGCCTGCCGCGGCGCTCGCGGCGCACCCCGCGCTCTTCGGCGACCTGGCGTTCGTGGCGGCCCTCTGCAACGACGCGAGCTTCGCGGAGGGCGAGGAGGCGCCCGGGGCCGCGGGGAACGGGGGCGCGGAGGGCGAACGAGGCCCGACCGAAGGCGGAAGGCCGCCTGCTGCTGCCGCCGACGGCACTGCCGCCCCGGACGCCGTGATAGGCGACCCCACCGAGGGCGCGCTGCTCGTCATGGCGCGCGATATAGGCGTGGACCCGGCGGCCCTGCGCGCATCCTACCCGCGCCTGGCCGAGCGCCCCTTCGACTCCGACCGCAAGCGCATGGCCACCGTGCACGAGCGCGAGGGCCAGGTGGTGGCGGCCGTGAAGGGCGCCCTCGACGGCCTGCTGCCCCGCTGCGCCTTCGTCATGGACGACGACGGGCCGCGCCCGATCACCGACGACGACCGCGCGCATGCGATCGAGGTGGCGGCACGGCTCTCCGACGAGGCCCTGCGCGTGCTGGCCTTCGCCACGCGGGCGCTTCCCGCCGTGCCCGGCGACGAGGAGGACATCGAACGAGAGCTCGTGCTCGTGGGGCTGGTGGGCATGATGGACCCGCCGCGCCCGGACGTTCGTGCGGCCGTGGACACATGCCGCACGGCCGGCGTGCGCACCGTCATGATAACGGGCGACCATGCCGCCACGGCCCGCGCCATCGGCGAGGAGCTTGACATCTACCGCCCCGGCGACCTCGTGGTCACGGGCGAGGAGCTGGAGGAGATGGACGACGCGGCCCTCGACGACGCCGTGCGTCGCGCCAGCGTGTTCGCCCGCGTGTCCCCCTACCACAAGCTGCGCATCGTGCGCGCGCTCAAGCACGACGGGGAGGTAACGGCCATGACGGGCGACGGCGTGAACGACGCGCCCGCGCTCAAGGCCGCCGACATCGGCGTGGCCATGGGCATCACGGGCACCGACGTGGCGAAGGACGCCGCCGACATGGTGCTTCTGGACGACCGCTTCACCACCATCGTGTACGCGGTGCGCGAGGGGCGGCGCGTGCACCGCAACATCCAGAAGGTCGTGCAGTTCCTCGTGGCCGACAACCTGGCCGAGATCGTGGTGCTGCTGGCCGCCGTGGCCCTGAACTGGAACGCGCCGCTCACAGCCGTCATGATCCTGTGGGTGAACCTGACCACGGCGACGCTGCCCGCGCTGGCGCTCGGCGTGGAGCCGGCGAGCCGCCACATCATGGAGCACCCGCCGCTGCGCGCGGGCACGCTGCTGGAGGGGCGCCAGGCGCGCCGCGTGGTGTTCCAAGGGCTGTTCGTGGCCGCCTTCGCCCTGCTCGCGTTCGTGGTCGGGCGCGAGGCGGGCGGCGACGCGGTCGGGCGCACCATGGCATTCGGCGTGCTGGCCTTCTCGCAGGTGCTGCGCGCCGTGAACCAGCGCTCCGACACCGACCCCGTATGGGACCGCGAGGGCGGCCGCAACCCGCAGCTCGCCTGGGCCGTGGCCGCCAGCACGGCGCTCATGCTCGTCGTGCTGCTCGTGCCGCCCGTGCGCGAGGCGTTCGGCGGCGCGGCCATGGACGCGTGGCAGTGGGCAACGGTGCTGGGCCTGGCCTTCCTCTCGCTCGTGCAGACCGAGGCGGCGAAGGCCATCGGACGCTGGAGGGCGCGGCGCGGGCAGGGGACGGCCGGCCTGCGGGGCTAG
- the mtnA gene encoding S-methyl-5-thioribose-1-phosphate isomerase — MSQPLCLENLPRTVELERDGDGRPRLAYIDQRRLPGELAFERTGDWRVVVDAVKSLAVRGAPALGIAGAAAVALWAGNVGAAHATSRGCAGEGPCFLEELGPVADEVAAARPTAVNLAWGVRRAVARARRAVASGAPSALVADELFDEVKHMEAEDEAVNRAIGAHGAELLAPGSRILTHCNAGSLGTAFYGTALGIVYAAAAQGKVERVYADETRPVGQGARLTAWELSRANVPCTLICDDMAASLMAAGRVDAVLVGADRIAANGDAANKIGTYGVAVLARHHGIPFYVAAPTSTIDPTLPEGSGIPIEERDPAEVLPQPLPGVEVWNPAFDVTPAALITRIVTERGVFEPGKLVY, encoded by the coding sequence ATGAGCCAGCCCCTCTGCTTGGAGAATCTGCCGCGCACCGTCGAGCTCGAGCGCGACGGCGATGGGCGGCCCCGCCTCGCCTACATCGACCAGCGGCGCCTGCCCGGCGAGCTCGCCTTCGAGCGCACGGGCGACTGGCGGGTCGTGGTGGACGCCGTCAAGTCGCTCGCCGTGCGCGGCGCCCCCGCCCTCGGCATCGCCGGCGCGGCCGCCGTGGCGCTGTGGGCGGGCAACGTCGGCGCCGCGCACGCCACGTCGCGCGGATGCGCAGGGGAAGGGCCATGCTTCCTGGAGGAGCTGGGCCCCGTGGCCGACGAGGTGGCTGCCGCACGTCCTACCGCCGTGAACCTGGCCTGGGGCGTGCGCCGCGCCGTGGCTCGGGCGCGCCGGGCCGTGGCGTCGGGGGCGCCGTCCGCCTTGGTCGCCGACGAGCTCTTCGACGAGGTCAAGCACATGGAGGCCGAGGACGAGGCCGTGAACCGCGCCATCGGCGCCCACGGCGCCGAGCTGCTTGCGCCCGGCTCCCGCATCCTCACGCACTGCAACGCCGGCAGCCTGGGCACCGCGTTCTACGGCACGGCGCTCGGCATCGTGTACGCGGCCGCAGCGCAGGGCAAGGTGGAGCGCGTGTACGCCGACGAGACGCGCCCGGTGGGCCAGGGCGCCCGCCTCACGGCATGGGAGTTGTCGCGGGCGAACGTCCCCTGCACGCTCATCTGCGACGACATGGCTGCCAGCCTCATGGCCGCCGGTCGGGTGGACGCCGTGCTCGTGGGCGCCGACCGCATCGCCGCCAACGGCGACGCCGCCAACAAGATCGGCACGTACGGCGTGGCCGTGCTCGCGCGGCACCACGGCATCCCGTTCTACGTGGCCGCGCCCACGTCCACCATCGACCCGACGCTTCCGGAAGGCTCGGGCATCCCCATCGAGGAGCGCGATCCCGCCGAGGTCCTGCCGCAGCCGCTGCCGGGCGTGGAGGTGTGGAACCCGGCATTCGACGTCACGCCCGCCGCCCTGATCACCCGCATCGTCACGGAGCGCGGCGTGTTCGAGCCGGGCAAGCTGGTATACTGA
- a CDS encoding deoxyguanosinetriphosphate triphosphohydrolase — MRIIHREDQEEQAHEALSPDASFADESEGRARSAEPDILRNDYQRDRDKILHTKSFRRLSHKTQVFLAAEGDHFRTRLTHTLEVAQIARTIARALGLNEDLTEAISLGHDLGHTPFGHTGEEALARSIARHRGIDPASPEAEALYRHNEQSLRVVERIENGGKGLNLTPEVRDGILNHTGDLRAETLEGRIVGTADRIAYVNHDIDDAIRAGILSEGDLPDTTHAVLGPDHSSRIQTLVMDMVETSAACDDIRMSDSVWDAMMELRAFLFARVYTAPVVMAEVDKATRLVGALFDYYVAHTEEVPEEYRAIAEGDDLRAVTDYVAGMTDRFAKNLFQQLFIPHSVHY, encoded by the coding sequence ATGCGCATCATCCATCGCGAAGACCAGGAGGAGCAGGCGCACGAGGCGCTTTCGCCGGACGCCTCGTTCGCCGACGAGAGCGAGGGCCGCGCCCGCTCGGCCGAGCCCGACATCCTGCGCAACGATTACCAGCGCGACCGCGACAAGATCCTCCATACGAAGTCGTTCCGACGCCTGTCGCATAAGACGCAGGTGTTCCTGGCCGCCGAGGGAGACCATTTCCGCACCCGGCTCACCCACACGCTCGAGGTGGCGCAGATCGCGCGTACCATCGCGCGGGCGCTCGGGCTGAACGAGGACCTTACCGAGGCCATCTCGCTCGGGCACGACCTGGGGCACACGCCGTTCGGCCACACCGGCGAGGAGGCGCTCGCGCGCAGCATCGCCCGCCACCGGGGCATCGACCCCGCCTCGCCCGAGGCGGAGGCGCTCTACCGGCACAACGAGCAGAGCCTGCGCGTGGTGGAACGCATCGAGAACGGCGGCAAGGGGCTCAACCTCACGCCCGAGGTGCGCGACGGCATCCTCAACCACACCGGCGACCTGCGGGCCGAGACGCTCGAGGGGCGCATCGTGGGCACGGCCGACCGCATCGCCTACGTGAACCACGACATCGACGACGCCATCCGCGCGGGCATCCTGTCCGAGGGCGACCTGCCCGACACGACGCACGCGGTGCTCGGCCCCGACCACTCCTCGCGCATCCAGACGCTCGTCATGGACATGGTTGAGACGTCGGCCGCCTGCGACGACATCCGCATGAGCGATTCGGTGTGGGATGCCATGATGGAGCTGAGGGCGTTCCTGTTCGCGCGCGTGTACACGGCGCCCGTCGTGATGGCGGAGGTGGACAAGGCCACGCGCCTCGTGGGCGCCCTGTTCGACTACTACGTGGCGCACACGGAGGAAGTGCCCGAGGAGTACCGCGCCATCGCCGAGGGCGACGATCTGCGTGCCGTGACCGACTACGTGGCCGGCATGACCGACCGCTTCGCCAAGAACCTGTTCCAGCAGCTGTTCATCCCGCACTCCGTGCATTATTAG
- a CDS encoding AzlC family ABC transporter permease produces the protein MLSGDHIRQSLSAALPIMLGYVAIGIPCGILCASIGLNALQVFLLSALFYSGAGQFMIPNMWLAGSPLASIVASVSLVNTRQMLYSAAFAPACKGVRKRLAFLFAATVTDESYGVNTARFEAGDWSVGRATLVNLFSQSSWALSNVAGVLVGNAIGVPLAIAAFAMTSIFVCLLVTQRPTPANLVAAAVAVAGVFACKAVGLGGPAILVGALAGVAAALAFTWVKERG, from the coding sequence GTGCTTTCCGGGGACCACATACGACAATCGCTCTCAGCCGCGCTGCCCATCATGCTGGGTTACGTGGCCATCGGCATTCCCTGCGGCATCCTGTGCGCCTCCATCGGCCTGAACGCCCTGCAGGTGTTCCTGCTCTCGGCACTGTTCTACTCGGGTGCCGGGCAGTTCATGATCCCGAACATGTGGCTGGCGGGCTCGCCCCTGGCCTCCATCGTCGCCAGCGTGTCGCTGGTGAACACGCGCCAGATGCTGTACTCCGCCGCCTTCGCGCCGGCGTGCAAGGGCGTGAGGAAGCGCCTGGCGTTCCTGTTCGCCGCCACCGTGACCGACGAGAGCTACGGTGTGAACACGGCCAGGTTCGAGGCGGGCGACTGGTCGGTGGGGCGCGCCACACTCGTGAACCTGTTCTCGCAGAGCTCCTGGGCGCTCTCGAACGTGGCGGGCGTGCTCGTGGGCAACGCCATCGGCGTGCCGTTGGCCATCGCGGCGTTCGCCATGACCTCCATCTTCGTCTGCCTGCTGGTCACCCAGAGGCCCACGCCGGCGAACCTCGTGGCCGCTGCCGTGGCCGTCGCGGGCGTGTTCGCCTGCAAGGCCGTGGGGCTCGGGGGGCCGGCCATCCTCGTGGGCGCGCTCGCGGGCGTTGCGGCTGCGCTGGCGTTCACCTGGGTGAAGGAGCGTGGCTGA
- a CDS encoding AzlD domain-containing protein — MEPMGWGDFLVVFACCAVTMLVCRTVPLFALKGRQLPEGVERALGFIPPAAFAALVANDLLTPGMFDAGLWPAAAPLLAAGVVALVAWRTKSLLWCAVSGVASYALLSLV, encoded by the coding sequence ATGGAGCCGATGGGCTGGGGCGACTTCCTCGTTGTGTTCGCATGCTGCGCCGTCACCATGCTCGTGTGCCGCACGGTGCCGCTGTTCGCGCTCAAGGGCAGGCAGCTGCCGGAGGGGGTGGAGAGGGCGCTCGGGTTCATCCCGCCGGCCGCCTTCGCCGCGCTCGTGGCGAACGACCTGCTGACGCCCGGCATGTTCGACGCGGGCCTCTGGCCGGCCGCCGCCCCGCTTCTGGCTGCCGGCGTCGTGGCGCTCGTGGCATGGAGGACGAAGTCGCTTCTGTGGTGCGCCGTGTCGGGCGTGGCCTCCTATGCGCTGCTCTCGCTTGTGTGA
- the rplS gene encoding 50S ribosomal protein L19, whose product MDIIRAIEQQQIKQDLPDFNVGDNVKVHYRIVEGSRERIQVFQGDVIRRHGASSRETFTVRKVSFSIGVERTFPVHSPKIEKIEVMRKGDVRRAKLYYLRDKVGKAAKIKEKSFR is encoded by the coding sequence ATGGACATCATTCGCGCTATCGAACAGCAGCAGATCAAGCAGGACCTCCCCGATTTCAACGTGGGCGACAACGTGAAGGTCCATTACCGCATCGTCGAGGGCAGCCGCGAGCGCATCCAGGTGTTCCAGGGCGACGTCATCCGCCGCCACGGCGCCTCGAGCCGCGAGACGTTCACGGTGCGCAAGGTCAGCTTCTCCATCGGCGTGGAGCGCACGTTCCCCGTGCATTCCCCGAAGATCGAGAAGATCGAGGTCATGCGCAAGGGCGACGTCCGCCGCGCCAAGCTGTACTACCTGCGCGACAAGGTGGGCAAGGCTGCCAAGATCAAGGAGAAGTCCTTCAGGTAA
- a CDS encoding ribonuclease HII produces the protein MGPTVAEIRQRLQEADAREFAVLERALVADTRKGVRDAVEVARRRIEAEQAERERLASLYAFERALAEGRGAGVVVGLDEVGRGPLAGPLAVGAVVLPLEPAVEGLNDSKQLKAEVRERIALEVKRVAVAWTVEYVEAADIDAAGMTASLVTAFRRAVAHIEAAGVRPDVVLLDGNPLRLDDREVNVVKGDCRCASIAAASIVAKVERDALMCRYAEDYPEYGFDSCKGYASPAHIEAIKRFGLTPLHRATFCTAFTQPTLF, from the coding sequence ATGGGGCCGACGGTCGCCGAGATAAGGCAGCGGTTGCAGGAGGCGGATGCACGGGAGTTCGCCGTGCTCGAGCGCGCGCTCGTGGCCGACACGCGCAAGGGCGTGCGCGACGCCGTTGAGGTGGCGCGGCGTCGGATCGAGGCCGAGCAGGCCGAGCGCGAGAGGCTGGCCTCGCTGTACGCGTTCGAGCGTGCGCTCGCCGAGGGGCGCGGCGCCGGCGTGGTCGTGGGGCTCGACGAGGTGGGCCGCGGCCCGCTCGCCGGCCCGCTCGCGGTGGGCGCCGTCGTGCTCCCCCTCGAGCCCGCGGTGGAGGGCCTCAACGACTCCAAGCAGCTCAAAGCCGAGGTGCGCGAGCGCATCGCCCTCGAGGTCAAGCGGGTGGCCGTGGCGTGGACGGTGGAGTACGTGGAGGCGGCCGACATAGATGCCGCGGGCATGACGGCCTCGCTCGTCACCGCGTTCAGGCGGGCCGTGGCGCACATCGAGGCCGCGGGCGTGCGCCCGGACGTCGTCCTGCTCGACGGAAACCCGCTGCGCCTCGACGACCGCGAGGTGAACGTGGTGAAAGGCGACTGCCGCTGCGCGTCGATCGCCGCGGCCTCCATTGTGGCCAAGGTGGAGCGCGACGCTCTCATGTGCCGCTACGCCGAGGACTACCCCGAGTACGGCTTCGATTCCTGCAAGGGCTATGCGAGCCCCGCCCATATCGAGGCTATCAAGCGCTTCGGCCTCACCCCCCTCCACCGCGCCACATTCTGCACGGCTTTCACGCAGCCGACCCTGTTCTAG
- a CDS encoding YraN family protein — protein sequence MDENGTAAVQERLQEEPSAVKGEGERPAGASAKRRKPRAKAKPKRERSEDDGGAEAIGCRNRELGRRGEDAAARFLDRRGYDIVERNWTCAAGEADIIARDGEALVFVEVKTRSNTEKGLPSEAVDAGKRRRYERIAALFLVDYDVVDVPVRFDVVSIVVVPPDRAFIRHHIGAFSAG from the coding sequence ATGGACGAGAACGGAACGGCGGCTGTGCAGGAGCGGCTGCAGGAGGAACCGAGCGCCGTGAAGGGGGAGGGGGAGCGCCCGGCGGGGGCTTCCGCCAAGCGCCGCAAGCCGCGCGCGAAGGCGAAGCCGAAGCGGGAGCGGTCCGAGGACGACGGGGGCGCCGAGGCGATCGGCTGCCGTAACCGGGAGCTTGGCCGACGCGGCGAGGATGCGGCGGCGCGATTCCTGGACCGGCGCGGCTACGACATCGTCGAGCGCAACTGGACATGCGCGGCGGGCGAGGCCGACATCATCGCGCGCGACGGGGAGGCGCTCGTGTTCGTGGAGGTGAAGACGCGCTCGAACACCGAGAAGGGCCTGCCGTCCGAGGCGGTGGATGCAGGCAAGCGCCGTCGCTACGAGCGCATCGCGGCGTTGTTCTTAGTGGACTACGACGTGGTGGACGTGCCGGTGCGCTTCGACGTGGTGTCGATCGTGGTGGTGCCGCCCGACCGGGCGTTCATACGGCACCATATCGGCGCGTTCTCGGCAGGGTGA
- a CDS encoding YifB family Mg chelatase-like AAA ATPase encodes MFGRFAVQGATLRGVEAVPVDVEVVVGSGMPAFCIVGMPDAAVQEARERVRAALRAGGFSMPNERVVVNLAPGALRKTGSGFDLPIAVGLLAATGQVDPRLAEGALIVGELSLEGAVRPVDGLLAYALCARDLGCALVCADAPERLVAIDGLEQRAVRTIADFRTGEFPALAPRRPSRTLPAPDFRDVAGQDMAKRALQVAAAGRHGVLMMGPPGSGKTMLASRLPSILPPLEEDEALEAALIHSVAGEEMGALLGGVRPFRSPHHSATTAGLVGGGTPPRPGEVSLAHQGVLFLDELPEFRPSVLQGIRQPMESGRVTVTRADGNVSFPARFMLVAAANPCPCGYFGDDEHACTCTPAQVSAYQNRIGGPLMDRIDLHVDVRRSAPRDVLGTGGGTSSEDMRAAVRGAREYASWRRARAGGGEGPETLVRSCALAPADEAFFEDAARAARMSGRAIMRTLAVARTIADMEEAASVGRGHLCEALAFRLREGVGACG; translated from the coding sequence GTGTTCGGGCGCTTTGCCGTGCAGGGCGCGACGCTGCGCGGGGTGGAGGCCGTGCCGGTGGACGTGGAGGTGGTCGTGGGCAGCGGCATGCCCGCGTTCTGCATCGTCGGGATGCCCGACGCCGCCGTGCAGGAGGCGCGCGAGCGCGTGCGCGCCGCCCTGCGGGCCGGCGGCTTCTCCATGCCGAACGAGCGGGTGGTGGTGAACCTGGCGCCCGGTGCCTTGCGCAAGACGGGGTCGGGGTTCGACCTGCCCATCGCGGTGGGCCTGCTCGCGGCCACGGGGCAGGTGGACCCGCGTCTGGCCGAGGGCGCGCTCATCGTGGGGGAGCTCTCGCTGGAGGGGGCCGTGCGGCCCGTGGACGGCCTGCTGGCCTATGCGTTGTGCGCGCGCGACCTGGGATGCGCGCTCGTCTGCGCGGACGCGCCGGAGCGCCTTGTGGCCATCGACGGCCTCGAGCAGCGTGCCGTGCGCACGATCGCCGACTTCCGCACCGGCGAGTTCCCCGCCCTCGCTCCCCGGCGACCCTCCCGAACGTTGCCTGCGCCCGACTTCCGCGACGTGGCCGGCCAGGACATGGCGAAGCGTGCGCTGCAGGTGGCCGCCGCCGGCCGCCACGGCGTGCTCATGATGGGGCCGCCCGGCTCGGGCAAGACGATGCTTGCCTCGCGGCTGCCCTCCATCCTGCCGCCGCTCGAGGAGGACGAGGCGCTCGAGGCCGCGCTCATCCATTCGGTGGCGGGCGAGGAGATGGGCGCCCTGCTCGGCGGCGTGAGACCCTTCCGCAGCCCCCACCACTCGGCCACGACCGCCGGGCTCGTGGGCGGCGGCACGCCGCCGCGGCCGGGCGAGGTATCGCTCGCGCACCAAGGGGTCCTGTTCTTGGACGAGCTGCCCGAGTTCCGGCCCTCGGTGCTGCAGGGCATACGCCAGCCCATGGAGTCCGGGCGCGTCACCGTCACGCGGGCCGACGGCAACGTGTCGTTCCCGGCGCGCTTCATGCTGGTGGCGGCTGCGAACCCGTGCCCCTGCGGCTACTTCGGTGACGACGAGCATGCCTGCACGTGCACGCCGGCCCAGGTGAGCGCCTATCAGAACCGCATCGGAGGGCCGCTCATGGACCGCATCGACCTGCACGTCGACGTGCGCCGCTCGGCGCCGCGCGACGTGCTGGGGACGGGCGGCGGAACATCGTCGGAGGACATGCGCGCCGCCGTGCGGGGCGCGCGCGAGTACGCCTCGTGGCGGCGGGCGCGCGCCGGCGGCGGCGAGGGGCCGGAGACGCTCGTGCGCTCGTGCGCCCTCGCGCCGGCCGACGAGGCCTTCTTCGAGGACGCGGCGCGGGCTGCCCGCATGAGCGGGCGCGCCATCATGCGCACGCTCGCGGTGGCGCGCACCATCGCGGATATGGAGGAGGCGGCGTCGGTGGGGCGGGGGCACCTGTGCGAGGCGCTGGCGTTCCGCCTGCGGGAGGGGGTGGGGGCATGCGGCTGA
- the dprA gene encoding DNA-processing protein DprA, with amino-acid sequence MRLRGPRFELLPGDGAFPAALARVPDPPRRLYVVGDPAALQEGLAVVGARKATPYGTGCARRFAGAAARRGVVVISGGARGCDAAAHEAALAEGSPTVAFLGGGCDEPYPAAHAGLFQRIVDGGGAVASEQPWDRKPRPYMFRQRNRLIAGLARAVLIVEAGLPSGTFSTADEALAANRDVLVVPGAITAASSRGANRLLYQGALPVVDDETFEDALFSLFGCLRQEQWPPAGEHAAAAGAGVGGPGDAGGGAAATADGAAGRAGMRPPALAANPVAAALAAQPLGMEDLYAVARASCGSAEPRAWLMERLVEAERMGLVARYPDGRWGPAG; translated from the coding sequence ATGCGGCTGAGGGGTCCCCGCTTCGAGCTTTTGCCCGGCGACGGCGCCTTCCCTGCGGCGCTCGCGCGCGTTCCCGACCCGCCGCGGCGCCTCTACGTCGTGGGCGACCCGGCGGCGCTCCAAGAAGGTTTGGCCGTGGTGGGCGCGCGCAAGGCGACGCCCTACGGCACGGGCTGCGCCCGGCGCTTCGCCGGCGCGGCGGCGCGGCGGGGCGTCGTGGTGATATCGGGCGGTGCGCGCGGATGCGACGCGGCGGCCCACGAGGCCGCGCTCGCGGAGGGCTCGCCGACGGTGGCGTTCCTCGGGGGCGGCTGCGACGAGCCGTACCCGGCGGCGCACGCGGGCCTGTTCCAGCGCATCGTGGACGGCGGCGGGGCGGTGGCGTCCGAGCAGCCGTGGGACCGGAAGCCGCGGCCCTATATGTTCCGGCAGCGCAACCGCCTCATCGCGGGACTCGCCCGGGCCGTGCTCATCGTGGAGGCCGGGCTGCCGTCGGGCACGTTCTCCACCGCTGACGAGGCGCTCGCGGCGAACCGCGACGTGCTCGTGGTGCCCGGCGCCATCACGGCGGCCTCGTCGCGCGGCGCGAACCGCCTGCTGTACCAGGGGGCGCTGCCCGTCGTGGACGACGAGACGTTCGAGGACGCCCTGTTCTCCCTGTTCGGATGTTTGAGGCAGGAGCAGTGGCCGCCTGCGGGGGAGCATGCGGCAGCCGCCGGCGCGGGCGTCGGGGGCCCGGGCGATGCCGGCGGCGGGGCGGCCGCAACGGCGGACGGCGCCGCGGGCCGTGCGGGGATGCGCCCGCCCGCCCTCGCCGCCAACCCCGTGGCCGCGGCCCTCGCCGCCCAGCCGCTGGGCATGGAGGACCTCTACGCCGTGGCCCGCGCGTCCTGCGGCTCCGCCGAGCCGCGCGCCTGGCTCATGGAACGCCTCGTGGAGGCCGAGCGCATGGGCCTCGTCGCCCGCTATCCCGACGGCCGCTGGGGGCCGGCGGGGTGA
- a CDS encoding DUF4160 domain-containing protein produces the protein MATISMFFGIVVIMYNESAGKHHAPHVHARYAEFSCSLDFEGEVLYGYLPPRKLTLLRAWVVLHREELEADWRLLSEGLDAFKIDPLR, from the coding sequence ATGGCGACGATCTCCATGTTCTTCGGCATAGTGGTCATCATGTATAATGAGTCGGCTGGAAAGCATCACGCACCGCATGTCCACGCCCGTTATGCGGAGTTCAGCTGCTCGCTCGATTTCGAGGGCGAGGTTCTCTACGGGTACCTCCCGCCGAGGAAGCTGACGCTGCTTAGAGCATGGGTCGTCCTTCATCGGGAAGAGCTCGAGGCCGACTGGAGGCTCCTCTCGGAGGGACTCGATGCTTTCAAGATCGATCCGTTGCGATAG